From one Rhodamnia argentea isolate NSW1041297 chromosome 1, ASM2092103v1, whole genome shotgun sequence genomic stretch:
- the LOC115750288 gene encoding FCS-Like Zinc finger 8, whose amino-acid sequence MLRKRSRHTAPTPSTAAAAAATKQGLMADHGCLPSPTGKNRGGSPTPAFLTYPKLFTSNITVKCEPEFIMSPTSILDTKPFSHLKSSFWSDTASPRISEPKSIGLAIVDALRDDNCSKLDSHKPENLTVLFGSQLKIQIPKTPTDFGTKTRNSQLGFSSPSQGHSPANKQEATRPPPGGVALAGSISASDMELSEDYTCVISHGPNPKTTHIFDDCIVESCCSSLSESDWRKENGLFLADHCRFPSESFLSFCYTCKKNLGDGEDIYIYRGEKAFCSGECRSQQILLEEGVEN is encoded by the exons ATGCTGAGGAAGAGATCAAGGCACACAGCACCGACACcatcaacagcagcagcagcagcagcaacgaAACAAGGTCTGATGGCTGACCATGGCTGTCTTCCTTCTCCAACCGGGAAAAACAGAGGAGGAAGCCCAACTCCTGCTTTCCTCACCTATCCAAAGCTATTCACTAGTAACATCACTGTCAAGTGCGAACCGGAGTTCATCATGAGCCCGACTTCCATACTCGACACCAAGCCATTTTCCCACTTGAAGAGCTCGTTCTGGTCAGATACTGCCTCTCCCAGAATCTCGGAACCCAAAAGCATTGGCCTAGCCATTGTGGATGCTCTCAGGGACGATAATTGCTCCAAACTCGATTCACACAAACCTGAGAACTTGACTGTGCTGTTTGGCTCTCAGCTCAAGATTCAAATCCCAAAAACTCCAACTGATTTTGGCACCAAAACTAGAAATTCCCAACTGGGGTTTTCGTCCCCAAGCCAGGGTCACTCCCCAGCAAATAAGCAAGAGGCAACTAGACCCCCTCCTGGTGGGGTTGCTTTGGCTGGCTCTATTTCAGCTAGCGACATGGAGCTCTCAGAGGACTACACTTGCGTGATCTCGCACGGGCCGAACCCGAAGACGACTCACATATTCGATGACTGCATTGTGGAGAGCTGCTGCAGTTCGTTGTCAGAATCCGATTGGAGGAAGGAGAACGGGTTGTTTTTGGCGGATCATTGTAGGTTCCCTTCTGAGAGTTTCCTGAGCTTCTGCTACACTTGCAAGAAAAATCTTGGAGATGGAGAGGACATTTACATTTACAG GGGGGAGAAAGCATTCTGCAGCGGCGAATGCAGATCGCAGCAAATATTGCTTGAAGAGGGCGTGGAGAATTAG
- the LOC115750289 gene encoding uncharacterized protein LOC115750289 isoform X1, giving the protein MAEVFVELEQVLRSKKVTMTLEEANLLSGCKSKALNSFAYGFAFTTAIASAATGRLNPLLRVCLSGGSAFACGVWRLSKSLDSCADHILALHGSRMQEELANIIVRKYHHDPGKIRLLARHFYSEQVFDDSNSDQPRLRWRYRNSFGDAAAYGQLTNETDIHSGRNPQLDDYDLNRNMGNNSYGNPQNDSKTISVDFPSNSDIERADSELKWNSVSKATSLFSRASYGVDVIGDPLDCIFGGMMTKEEICHPVNKVPPQSHRRSRRKRRTRQLEVSLNT; this is encoded by the exons ATGGCGGAAGTTTTCGTGGAGCTCGAGCAGGTTCTCAGGTCCAAAAAG GTGACAATGACTCTTGAAGAAGCCAATCTTCTGTCGGGATGCAAGTCGAAAGCTTTGAACAGTTTCGCGTATGGCTTTGCGTTTACCACTGCCATCGCATCGGCAG CTACAGGGAGGTTAAATCCTTTGCTACGTGTTTGCCTGTCAGGAG GATCCGCTTTTGCCTGTGGAGTATGGAGATTGTCTAAGTCATTAGATTCATGTGCTGACCATATACTTGCACTACATGGCAGTCGGATGCAAGAGGAACTAGCAAATAT CATAGTGAGGAAATATCATCATGATCCAGGCAAAATACGGCTTCTAGCGAGGCATTTCTATTCGGAGCAAGTGTTCGACGATTCCAATTCAGATCAACCAAGGTTGAGGTGGCGCTACCGGAATAGTTTTGGCGATGCTGCTGCTTATGGCCAGTTGACCAATGAGACTGACATCCACAGTGGGAGGAATCCACAGCTGGATGATTATGACTTAAACAGAAATATGGGGAACAATTCGTATGGCAATCCCCAGAATGACTCCAAAACCATCTCGGTTGACTTCCCAAGTAACTCTGACATCGAAAGGGCAGACTCAGAGTTGAAGTGGAATTCTGTGAGTAAAGCAACCAGCCTTTTTTCTCGG GCGAGCTATGGAGTTGACGTGATTGGCGACCCCcttgattgtatttttggaGGTATGATGACAAAAGAGGAGATTTGTCATCCAGTGAATAAAGTTCCTCCACAAAGCCACAGAAGATCAAGGCGCAAACGTCGCACGCGACAGCTGGAGGTTTCTCTTAATACTTAG
- the LOC115750289 gene encoding uncharacterized protein LOC115750289 isoform X3, with amino-acid sequence MAEVFVELEQVLRSKKVTMTLEEANLLSGCKSKALNSFAYGFAFTTAIASAATGRLNPLLRVCLSGGSAFACGVWRLSKSLDSCADHILALHGSRMQEELANIIVRKYHHDPGKIRLLARHFYSEQVFDDSNSDQPRLRWRYRNSFGDAAAYGQLTNETDIHSGRNPQLDDYDLNRNMGNNSYGNPQNDSKTISVDFPSNSDIERADSELKWNSASYGVDVIGDPLDCIFGGMMTKEEICHPVNKVPPQSHRRSRRKRRTRQLEVSLNT; translated from the exons ATGGCGGAAGTTTTCGTGGAGCTCGAGCAGGTTCTCAGGTCCAAAAAG GTGACAATGACTCTTGAAGAAGCCAATCTTCTGTCGGGATGCAAGTCGAAAGCTTTGAACAGTTTCGCGTATGGCTTTGCGTTTACCACTGCCATCGCATCGGCAG CTACAGGGAGGTTAAATCCTTTGCTACGTGTTTGCCTGTCAGGAG GATCCGCTTTTGCCTGTGGAGTATGGAGATTGTCTAAGTCATTAGATTCATGTGCTGACCATATACTTGCACTACATGGCAGTCGGATGCAAGAGGAACTAGCAAATAT CATAGTGAGGAAATATCATCATGATCCAGGCAAAATACGGCTTCTAGCGAGGCATTTCTATTCGGAGCAAGTGTTCGACGATTCCAATTCAGATCAACCAAGGTTGAGGTGGCGCTACCGGAATAGTTTTGGCGATGCTGCTGCTTATGGCCAGTTGACCAATGAGACTGACATCCACAGTGGGAGGAATCCACAGCTGGATGATTATGACTTAAACAGAAATATGGGGAACAATTCGTATGGCAATCCCCAGAATGACTCCAAAACCATCTCGGTTGACTTCCCAAGTAACTCTGACATCGAAAGGGCAGACTCAGAGTTGAAGTGGAATTCT GCGAGCTATGGAGTTGACGTGATTGGCGACCCCcttgattgtatttttggaGGTATGATGACAAAAGAGGAGATTTGTCATCCAGTGAATAAAGTTCCTCCACAAAGCCACAGAAGATCAAGGCGCAAACGTCGCACGCGACAGCTGGAGGTTTCTCTTAATACTTAG
- the LOC115750289 gene encoding uncharacterized protein LOC115750289 isoform X2, with product MAEVFVELEQVLRSKKVTMTLEEANLLSGCKSKALNSFAYGFAFTTAIASAGRLNPLLRVCLSGGSAFACGVWRLSKSLDSCADHILALHGSRMQEELANIIVRKYHHDPGKIRLLARHFYSEQVFDDSNSDQPRLRWRYRNSFGDAAAYGQLTNETDIHSGRNPQLDDYDLNRNMGNNSYGNPQNDSKTISVDFPSNSDIERADSELKWNSVSKATSLFSRASYGVDVIGDPLDCIFGGMMTKEEICHPVNKVPPQSHRRSRRKRRTRQLEVSLNT from the exons ATGGCGGAAGTTTTCGTGGAGCTCGAGCAGGTTCTCAGGTCCAAAAAG GTGACAATGACTCTTGAAGAAGCCAATCTTCTGTCGGGATGCAAGTCGAAAGCTTTGAACAGTTTCGCGTATGGCTTTGCGTTTACCACTGCCATCGCATCGGCAG GGAGGTTAAATCCTTTGCTACGTGTTTGCCTGTCAGGAG GATCCGCTTTTGCCTGTGGAGTATGGAGATTGTCTAAGTCATTAGATTCATGTGCTGACCATATACTTGCACTACATGGCAGTCGGATGCAAGAGGAACTAGCAAATAT CATAGTGAGGAAATATCATCATGATCCAGGCAAAATACGGCTTCTAGCGAGGCATTTCTATTCGGAGCAAGTGTTCGACGATTCCAATTCAGATCAACCAAGGTTGAGGTGGCGCTACCGGAATAGTTTTGGCGATGCTGCTGCTTATGGCCAGTTGACCAATGAGACTGACATCCACAGTGGGAGGAATCCACAGCTGGATGATTATGACTTAAACAGAAATATGGGGAACAATTCGTATGGCAATCCCCAGAATGACTCCAAAACCATCTCGGTTGACTTCCCAAGTAACTCTGACATCGAAAGGGCAGACTCAGAGTTGAAGTGGAATTCTGTGAGTAAAGCAACCAGCCTTTTTTCTCGG GCGAGCTATGGAGTTGACGTGATTGGCGACCCCcttgattgtatttttggaGGTATGATGACAAAAGAGGAGATTTGTCATCCAGTGAATAAAGTTCCTCCACAAAGCCACAGAAGATCAAGGCGCAAACGTCGCACGCGACAGCTGGAGGTTTCTCTTAATACTTAG
- the LOC115750289 gene encoding uncharacterized protein LOC115750289 isoform X4: MAEVFVELEQVLRSKKVTMTLEEANLLSGCKSKALNSFAYGFAFTTAIASAGSAFACGVWRLSKSLDSCADHILALHGSRMQEELANIIVRKYHHDPGKIRLLARHFYSEQVFDDSNSDQPRLRWRYRNSFGDAAAYGQLTNETDIHSGRNPQLDDYDLNRNMGNNSYGNPQNDSKTISVDFPSNSDIERADSELKWNSVSKATSLFSRASYGVDVIGDPLDCIFGGMMTKEEICHPVNKVPPQSHRRSRRKRRTRQLEVSLNT, translated from the exons ATGGCGGAAGTTTTCGTGGAGCTCGAGCAGGTTCTCAGGTCCAAAAAG GTGACAATGACTCTTGAAGAAGCCAATCTTCTGTCGGGATGCAAGTCGAAAGCTTTGAACAGTTTCGCGTATGGCTTTGCGTTTACCACTGCCATCGCATCGGCAG GATCCGCTTTTGCCTGTGGAGTATGGAGATTGTCTAAGTCATTAGATTCATGTGCTGACCATATACTTGCACTACATGGCAGTCGGATGCAAGAGGAACTAGCAAATAT CATAGTGAGGAAATATCATCATGATCCAGGCAAAATACGGCTTCTAGCGAGGCATTTCTATTCGGAGCAAGTGTTCGACGATTCCAATTCAGATCAACCAAGGTTGAGGTGGCGCTACCGGAATAGTTTTGGCGATGCTGCTGCTTATGGCCAGTTGACCAATGAGACTGACATCCACAGTGGGAGGAATCCACAGCTGGATGATTATGACTTAAACAGAAATATGGGGAACAATTCGTATGGCAATCCCCAGAATGACTCCAAAACCATCTCGGTTGACTTCCCAAGTAACTCTGACATCGAAAGGGCAGACTCAGAGTTGAAGTGGAATTCTGTGAGTAAAGCAACCAGCCTTTTTTCTCGG GCGAGCTATGGAGTTGACGTGATTGGCGACCCCcttgattgtatttttggaGGTATGATGACAAAAGAGGAGATTTGTCATCCAGTGAATAAAGTTCCTCCACAAAGCCACAGAAGATCAAGGCGCAAACGTCGCACGCGACAGCTGGAGGTTTCTCTTAATACTTAG
- the LOC115750344 gene encoding uncharacterized protein LOC115750344 — MLLPFPLLNPIKISIPTTHPIFLLLFLITILPQALPFPTPESIDTHDSKRVAAAMKVHPVPSKKRNITVQFDPRNASIEAQALVGVVAAHHKKLRRLPHIFSRVLELPFRADADVEVEEGPGFFRFVAETDGIGSDVRAHTVEIHPGVTKIVVRPNGSLEVLSLDQLELDMWRFRLPESTRPELASAVYADGELIVTVPKGGEDGEDEDAVEGGGNGGGGDGDVWGGGNGNRLVIVQ; from the coding sequence ATGCTTTTGCCCTTTCCACTGCTCAATCCTATCAAGATTTCGATACCCACCACCCACCCAATATTCCTTCTCTTGTTCTTGATAACGATCCTGCCCCAAGCCCTCCCCTTTCCAACCCCCGAGTCGATCGACACCCACGACAGCAAGAGGGTCGCCGCAGCCATGAAGGTCCACCCCGTGCCCAGCAAGAAGAGGAACATCACGGTCCAGTTCGACCCGAGAAACGCCTCGATCGAGGCGCAGGCCCTCGTCGGCGTCGTCGCCGCCCACCACAAGAAGCTCCGGAGGCTCCCCCACATCTTCAGCCGCGTCCTCGAGCTGCCCTTCCGGGCGGACGCCGACGTGGAGGTGGAGGAAGGCCCCGGGTTCTTCCGCTTCGTCGCCGAGACCGACGGGATCGGCTCCGACGTCAGGGCCCACACGGTGGAGATCCACCCCGGGGTCACCAAGATTGTGGTGAGGCCGAATGGTTCGCTCGAGGTGCTGTCTCTGGACCAGCTGGAGCTCGACATGTGGCGGTTCCGCCTGCCCGAGTCGACCCGACCGGAGCTCGCCAGCGCGGTGTATGCCGACGGGGAATTGATCGTGACGGTGCCCAAGGGCGGGGAGGACGGGGAGGATGAGGACGCGGTGGAGGGCGGCGGGAATGGCGGCGGCGGTGATGGGGATGTTTGGGGAGGAGGTAATGGGAATAGGCTCGTAATTGTACAGTAA